In Opitutus sp. ER46, the following are encoded in one genomic region:
- a CDS encoding NADH-quinone oxidoreductase subunit N produces MNLEAVKLAAADNAWCAIWPELTLGCVALLLLVLEILLPKSQHRLIPGVAAVGLLGTLVALAVTWGAPTLGTETFNGLLHHTTGGQFMRAFFLLSALLVCLLGRVSFAGQRVPRIEFYHVLLVVTGAMMLLAQSSHFVMLFVALETLTIGLYIMVGYFRNSAASLEAGLKYLIMGALSSGLLLFGIVLLYGVAGNPALPAHTVASMHYADLSRFLAANPDLFLAKLGIVLVLAGVAFKIAAFPFQIWVPDVYQGAPTPVTAFLAVASKAAGFAVLLGLCAADGAFAPYRNLTLPILSAMAAATILFGNIAALTQHNVKRLIGLSGVSHAGFLLLGVVAAGTPDLAGLATGAIYFYLFAYLIASFAVFGVMAHMAGANDAEQDVDHYLGLAKQNPFLAAILAVGLGSLAGIPPLAGFMGKLLVFIAAYEAGARWLLLIAITGVVISIYYYFGWIRAAFFETWVPPTDASTPARPAPARVTLPVKFALGALALASIVLGFYQGPLGEWITSR; encoded by the coding sequence ATGAATCTCGAAGCTGTCAAACTCGCCGCGGCGGACAACGCGTGGTGCGCGATCTGGCCCGAGCTCACGCTGGGCTGCGTGGCGCTGCTGCTGCTCGTGCTGGAGATCCTGCTGCCGAAGTCGCAGCACCGCCTGATCCCCGGCGTCGCGGCCGTGGGCCTGCTCGGTACGCTCGTGGCCCTGGCCGTCACCTGGGGCGCGCCGACGCTCGGCACCGAGACCTTCAACGGACTCCTCCATCACACGACTGGCGGGCAGTTCATGCGGGCGTTCTTCCTGCTCTCCGCGCTGCTCGTGTGCCTGCTCGGCCGCGTGAGTTTCGCCGGCCAGCGGGTGCCGCGGATCGAGTTCTACCACGTGCTCCTGGTCGTGACCGGCGCGATGATGCTCCTGGCCCAGAGCAGCCACTTCGTGATGCTGTTCGTGGCGCTCGAGACGCTGACGATCGGCCTCTACATCATGGTCGGCTACTTCCGGAACAGTGCCGCCTCGCTCGAAGCGGGTCTGAAGTACCTGATCATGGGCGCGCTGAGCTCCGGGTTGCTGCTCTTCGGCATCGTCCTGCTTTACGGTGTGGCCGGAAATCCCGCGCTGCCGGCGCACACGGTGGCGTCGATGCACTACGCCGACCTTTCCCGTTTCCTGGCGGCGAACCCCGACCTCTTCCTGGCCAAGCTCGGCATCGTCCTCGTGCTCGCGGGCGTCGCCTTCAAGATCGCGGCCTTTCCGTTCCAGATCTGGGTGCCTGACGTTTACCAGGGCGCGCCCACGCCCGTGACCGCGTTCCTCGCGGTGGCCTCCAAGGCCGCCGGTTTTGCCGTGCTCCTGGGCCTTTGCGCGGCCGACGGCGCCTTCGCGCCGTATCGCAACCTGACGCTTCCGATCCTCAGCGCGATGGCAGCGGCCACCATCCTCTTCGGTAACATCGCCGCACTCACGCAGCACAACGTGAAGCGGCTGATCGGCCTCTCCGGCGTCTCGCACGCGGGCTTCCTCCTGCTGGGCGTCGTCGCGGCGGGGACGCCCGACCTTGCCGGCCTCGCGACGGGTGCGATCTACTTCTACCTCTTCGCGTACCTCATCGCTTCGTTCGCGGTGTTCGGCGTGATGGCGCACATGGCGGGGGCGAACGACGCCGAGCAGGACGTCGATCACTACCTCGGGCTCGCGAAACAGAATCCCTTCCTCGCCGCGATCCTCGCGGTTGGCCTCGGTTCGCTGGCCGGCATCCCGCCGCTCGCCGGGTTCATGGGCAAGCTGCTCGTCTTCATCGCGGCTTACGAAGCGGGCGCGCGCTGGCTGCTGCTGATCGCGATCACCGGCGTCGTCATTTCGATCTATTACTACTTCGGCTGGATTCGCGCTGCGTTCTTCGAGACGTGGGTGCCGCCCACCGACGCCAGCACGCCCGCGCGCCCGGCCCCGGCGCGCGTGACCCTGCCCGTGAAGTTCGCCCTCGGGGCCCTCGCGCTCGCCTCGATCGTTCTCGGCTTCTACCAAGGGCCCCTCGGCGAGTGGATCACGTCCCGCTGA